The Sulfurimonas hydrogeniphila genome includes a window with the following:
- the uvrC gene encoding excinuclease ABC subunit UvrC, which translates to MTLKEKIQQLPNNPGVYQYFDKNGHLLYVGKAKNLAKRVKSYWQFTPELCANPQLSLRISKMINQTVSMDYIIVNSEHDALILENSLIKQLGPKYNILLRDDKTYPYIYIDNSQEYPRFDITRKVINSKDITYYGPYSVGARDILNSIYDICKLVQKKSCLKSKKLCLYYQIDKCLGPCELPISKERYQQEVTLASQLIKNKKLLLGKLEEKMEFYAQELRFEEAAELRDTIERIERSQIKSEIDFATNEHYDIFAIENSEKRAVVVKIFMRHGKIISSSHEYLQLHEGLDLNELYSRALLGFYKDEKPPIVAPILLPQSFEDKELIAHHLTKVFGQKAHILIPQRGKKKDLIALAKLNAAELLKKDKETLNVKILEELQELCQLQKIPNRVEIFDNSHMSGVATVGAMVVYENAKFDKKSYRTYHLEAKDEYSQMRETLTKRVESFSKNSPPDLWILDGGATLLKLALDILESNGIALDVIAISKEKVDAKAHRAKGNAQDILYTKEKIFRLKTSDKRLQWVQNLRDEAHRAAITFHKKTKLKLDQESRLLSLHGISAAKIQKLLNHYGTFEALKSATFDDIRSLLNTKDAKTIKNFYK; encoded by the coding sequence ATGACACTTAAAGAAAAAATCCAACAACTGCCGAACAACCCGGGAGTCTATCAGTATTTTGACAAAAACGGCCATCTCCTGTATGTGGGCAAAGCCAAGAACCTTGCCAAGCGTGTAAAAAGCTACTGGCAGTTTACTCCCGAACTTTGTGCAAATCCGCAGCTCTCTTTGCGCATCTCAAAAATGATAAACCAAACCGTTTCCATGGATTATATCATTGTAAATTCCGAACATGATGCGCTCATACTTGAAAATTCACTGATCAAACAGCTGGGTCCGAAATACAATATTTTGCTCCGTGATGACAAAACCTACCCCTACATTTATATAGACAACTCTCAGGAGTACCCTCGGTTCGACATTACAAGAAAGGTGATTAACTCCAAAGATATCACCTACTATGGTCCCTACTCTGTCGGTGCGAGAGATATTCTCAACTCCATTTATGATATTTGCAAACTTGTACAGAAAAAATCCTGTCTGAAGTCAAAAAAACTTTGTCTCTACTATCAGATAGACAAATGTCTCGGTCCCTGTGAACTGCCAATCAGCAAAGAGCGTTATCAGCAGGAAGTAACACTTGCATCGCAGCTGATTAAAAACAAAAAACTGCTTCTTGGCAAACTGGAAGAAAAAATGGAGTTTTATGCCCAGGAGTTGCGCTTTGAAGAAGCCGCCGAGCTCAGAGACACCATAGAGAGAATAGAACGGTCCCAGATTAAAAGCGAAATTGATTTTGCCACAAATGAACATTATGATATTTTTGCAATAGAAAATTCTGAAAAAAGAGCGGTAGTTGTAAAAATATTTATGCGACACGGCAAAATAATCTCTTCTTCTCATGAGTATCTGCAGCTTCATGAAGGCTTGGATTTGAATGAGCTCTATTCAAGAGCACTGCTTGGATTTTACAAAGATGAAAAGCCTCCCATCGTTGCTCCGATTCTTCTTCCTCAGAGTTTTGAGGACAAAGAACTTATAGCGCATCACCTCACAAAAGTATTTGGTCAAAAAGCACACATTCTCATCCCTCAAAGAGGAAAGAAAAAAGACTTGATTGCTTTGGCAAAATTAAATGCAGCGGAGTTATTGAAAAAAGACAAAGAAACACTTAATGTCAAAATACTCGAAGAACTCCAGGAACTGTGTCAATTGCAAAAAATTCCAAACAGAGTGGAAATATTTGACAATTCCCATATGTCCGGTGTTGCAACAGTCGGAGCTATGGTCGTATATGAAAATGCAAAGTTTGACAAGAAATCCTACAGAACCTATCATCTGGAGGCAAAAGACGAGTACTCCCAAATGCGCGAAACACTTACAAAAAGAGTAGAGAGTTTTTCTAAAAATTCACCGCCGGACCTGTGGATACTCGACGGAGGAGCAACACTGCTTAAACTTGCACTTGACATACTTGAATCCAACGGTATCGCCCTTGATGTCATAGCCATTTCAAAAGAAAAAGTTGATGCCAAGGCACACCGGGCCAAAGGAAATGCTCAGGATATTCTCTATACAAAAGAGAAAATTTTCAGACTCAAAACAAGTGACAAACGTCTGCAGTGGGTTCAAAATTTACGGGATGAAGCACACAGAGCAGCGATCACATTTCACAAAAAAACAAAACTCAAACTTGACCAGGAGAGCAGACTTTTAAGTTTACATGGAATATCGGCTGCAAAAATTCAAAAACTGCTCAATCATTATGGCACCTTTGAAGCACTCAAAAGTGCCACATTTGATGATATTCGTTCACTTTTAAATACAAAAGATGCAAAAACCATCAAAAATTTTTATAAATAA
- the nadB gene encoding L-aspartate oxidase: MTEYDVVIIGAGVAGLYASMNIPAEKKVLIINKRETFKCNTFYAQGGVALARDEADIPVHIKDTLAAGDGLCDPEAVDVLSQNSRQAIDDLIEQGFRFDTNEEGELLYTKEAAHSCERILHAGGDATGRYLHHFLLEHTAHAMLSDARVVDLLIDNGECYGVTVLDHRQRRNIYAKNVIIASGGVGSLYEYHTNAPCISADIQGLCVMKGIALDRMEMLQFHPTVFVNSNNAQKMLLTEALRGEGATIEDETGKRFLFDYDERGELASRDIVSKAIYKYKKKTGMHVYLNCENFDKEYFEHRFPNICKNLRELGFNVPAQRVPISPAFHYAIGGIRTDLNARVPNVKNLYAVGEVASTRVHGANRLASNSLLEGLVFAKRAVDDILKNIDTPKSMKTFELHDEVMSLKEDKAKKDQLRRIMWENVSIIRTKSGLNDALSTINALLNENIGKLLKFRLLTAKEIVISALNRHESIGVHTIQEEN, translated from the coding sequence ATGACTGAATATGATGTAGTAATAATAGGCGCAGGTGTGGCAGGACTCTATGCAAGTATGAATATCCCTGCTGAGAAAAAAGTGCTTATTATCAATAAGCGGGAAACTTTTAAATGCAATACATTCTATGCCCAGGGCGGAGTAGCGCTGGCTCGTGATGAAGCGGATATTCCGGTACATATAAAAGATACGCTTGCCGCCGGTGACGGGCTGTGTGATCCGGAAGCGGTGGATGTGCTGAGCCAGAATTCACGTCAGGCGATTGATGACCTGATAGAACAGGGGTTTCGTTTTGACACCAATGAAGAGGGGGAACTTCTTTATACAAAAGAGGCGGCACATTCCTGCGAACGGATACTGCATGCAGGCGGTGATGCGACGGGGAGATATCTGCACCATTTTCTTCTTGAACATACTGCCCATGCGATGCTCAGTGATGCAAGAGTCGTTGATCTGCTGATTGATAATGGCGAATGTTATGGCGTTACCGTACTTGATCACAGACAGCGCAGAAACATATATGCAAAAAATGTCATTATAGCGAGCGGAGGCGTAGGTTCTTTGTATGAATACCATACAAATGCACCCTGTATCAGTGCTGATATACAGGGACTTTGTGTGATGAAAGGCATAGCCCTTGACAGAATGGAAATGTTGCAGTTTCATCCCACTGTATTTGTAAATTCCAACAATGCCCAAAAAATGCTCTTGACAGAAGCTCTCCGTGGAGAAGGGGCAACCATAGAGGATGAAACCGGAAAAAGATTCCTGTTTGATTATGATGAGAGAGGCGAGCTGGCTTCACGCGATATTGTCAGCAAGGCAATATATAAATATAAAAAGAAGACAGGTATGCATGTGTATCTCAACTGTGAAAATTTTGATAAAGAGTATTTTGAACACAGGTTTCCAAATATTTGCAAGAACCTAAGGGAACTGGGCTTTAATGTTCCTGCGCAAAGGGTTCCGATATCGCCTGCTTTTCATTATGCCATCGGTGGTATTCGCACCGATTTGAATGCCAGAGTGCCAAATGTAAAAAATTTGTATGCTGTTGGCGAAGTTGCTTCAACAAGGGTGCATGGAGCAAACAGACTGGCATCGAACTCACTGTTGGAGGGTTTGGTTTTTGCAAAAAGGGCAGTGGATGATATTTTAAAAAATATTGACACTCCTAAAAGTATGAAAACATTTGAACTCCATGATGAGGTGATGAGTCTCAAAGAGGACAAGGCGAAAAAAGACCAGCTCAGACGAATAATGTGGGAAAATGTTTCTATAATTCGTACAAAAAGCGGATTAAACGATGCTTTATCCACAATTAATGCACTTTTAAATGAAAATATTGGTAAACTACTAAAATTTCGTTTACTGACGGCAAAAGAGATAGTAATATCTGCATTAAACAGGCATGAATCCATAGGGGTTCATACAATACAAGAGGAGAATTAA
- the nhaD gene encoding sodium:proton antiporter NhaD, with protein MEHEAINLATTWVGWLSLAVFVIAYYFIATEEKYEINKAKPALFAGTFMFMLIGIYYAINGMNPDPLHDELEKLILEIAEIFFFLLVAMTFIETLLERGVFDLLKYKLVSKGYTYKKLFWLTGLLAFFISPVADNLTTALILSTVLFTIDKKNLAFLVPGAINIVVAANAGGAWSPFGDITTLMAWTAGKGEFVDFLFLFPASVVGWVVTAFLLSLSVPSGEPPFDAATEKKPKVLDGGITVAYLGVLTIAIAVLGHTFFHFPAMWGMMFGLAILKLYAFQLERTGKNSFNIYVNMEKVENDTLLFFFGILSAVGALHFLGFLEYIHHLYELLGSTTANIGVGFLSAIVDNVPVMSAILKSSPNMGIDQWMLVTMTAGIGGSLISFGSAAGVGVMGKLRGIYTFGSHMKHSWTILVGYAVSIIIWYVQFEIMGLY; from the coding sequence ATGGAACACGAAGCAATAAATCTTGCAACAACCTGGGTAGGATGGCTGAGCTTAGCTGTCTTTGTTATAGCGTATTATTTTATCGCTACAGAAGAAAAATATGAGATAAACAAAGCAAAACCGGCACTGTTTGCCGGTACATTTATGTTTATGCTTATCGGTATTTATTATGCTATTAACGGGATGAATCCTGATCCGCTGCATGATGAACTGGAAAAACTGATTTTGGAAATAGCCGAAATTTTCTTTTTCCTGCTTGTTGCAATGACTTTTATTGAGACGCTTTTAGAACGCGGTGTTTTTGATCTGTTAAAGTATAAACTTGTCTCAAAAGGGTATACCTATAAAAAACTCTTTTGGCTGACCGGTCTGCTGGCATTTTTTATCTCCCCTGTCGCAGACAACCTGACAACTGCTTTGATCCTTTCCACCGTGCTTTTTACGATTGACAAGAAAAATCTTGCATTTTTGGTTCCGGGAGCTATAAATATTGTCGTAGCTGCCAATGCAGGCGGCGCATGGTCTCCGTTTGGTGACATTACAACACTCATGGCATGGACTGCCGGCAAAGGAGAGTTTGTGGACTTTCTTTTCCTCTTTCCTGCTTCTGTTGTCGGCTGGGTTGTTACAGCATTTTTACTCTCTTTGTCCGTTCCCTCGGGAGAACCGCCGTTTGATGCAGCGACAGAAAAGAAACCCAAAGTACTTGATGGTGGAATAACCGTTGCCTATTTGGGAGTATTGACCATTGCAATTGCTGTTCTCGGGCATACATTTTTTCATTTTCCGGCAATGTGGGGTATGATGTTCGGTCTGGCTATTTTAAAACTTTATGCGTTCCAGCTTGAAAGAACAGGAAAGAACAGTTTTAACATTTATGTCAATATGGAAAAGGTAGAGAACGATACGCTTCTTTTCTTCTTCGGTATTCTTTCGGCTGTCGGAGCATTGCACTTTTTAGGCTTTTTGGAATACATCCATCATCTGTATGAGTTGCTTGGTTCAACCACAGCCAATATCGGTGTCGGATTCCTTTCTGCAATTGTAGACAATGTACCGGTAATGAGTGCAATTTTAAAATCTTCTCCAAACATGGGAATAGACCAGTGGATGCTTGTAACCATGACAGCGGGTATAGGCGGCAGTCTGATCTCTTTTGGTTCGGCAGCCGGTGTCGGAGTTATGGGAAAACTTCGCGGAATCTATACTTTCGGTTCACACATGAAGCATTCATGGACTATTTTAGTGGGATATGCGGTCTCTATTATAATCTGGTACGTTCAGTTTGAAATTATGGGACTTTATTAA
- the guaA gene encoding glutamine-hydrolyzing GMP synthase — protein MTNVSIIVLDFGSQYTQLIARRLREDKIYCEILPFHTKAQDIAAKNPQGIILSGGPSSVYNKDAYEVDKEVYKMGIPILGICYGMQRIAVDFGGSVIRSDHHEYGKAELDIVGYPDNVSPLFKDCDNHTVVWMSHSDRVETLPEGFKVIATSDNSPYAAIANDEKRVYALQFHPEVQHSEEGYLMLRNFAKNICGVTEKWKMEHFLKQQIESIRERVGDAKVLCGLSGGVDSSVVAAMLYEAIGDQLIPVFVDNGLLRKGEREQVEEVFKVNLKAPLVTVDAADNFLTKLAGVSDPEQKRKIIGHTFIEEFEKEAKKHDGIKFLAQGTLYPDVIESISVNGPSEVIKSHHNVGGLPDWMDFELIEPLRELFKDEVRKIGLELGLPESMINRHPFPGPGLAIRIMGDVNVPDLDLLREADVILLDELKASGYYAKTWQAFAVLLNVKSVGVMGDNRTYDNTVCIRVVEAVDGMTATFAHLPHDLLERISRRIINEVDGINRVVYDISSKPPATIEWE, from the coding sequence ATGACAAATGTTAGCATTATAGTTTTAGACTTTGGTTCTCAATACACACAACTCATCGCTCGTCGTCTTCGTGAAGATAAAATATACTGTGAAATCCTTCCTTTTCATACAAAAGCCCAGGATATTGCAGCGAAAAATCCTCAGGGTATCATACTCAGCGGAGGTCCCTCTTCTGTATACAACAAAGATGCCTATGAAGTTGACAAAGAGGTTTATAAAATGGGCATTCCGATTCTTGGTATCTGTTATGGAATGCAAAGGATTGCGGTAGATTTTGGCGGTTCGGTTATACGTTCTGACCACCATGAATACGGAAAAGCAGAACTTGACATAGTCGGCTACCCTGACAATGTTTCTCCTCTTTTTAAAGATTGTGACAATCACACTGTAGTATGGATGAGCCACTCGGACAGAGTAGAAACACTTCCTGAGGGTTTTAAGGTAATTGCCACATCTGACAATTCACCGTATGCGGCCATTGCAAATGATGAAAAACGTGTCTATGCGCTTCAGTTTCATCCGGAAGTACAGCACTCTGAAGAAGGGTACCTGATGCTTCGCAACTTTGCAAAAAATATCTGTGGCGTCACAGAAAAATGGAAAATGGAGCATTTTCTCAAGCAGCAGATTGAATCCATTCGCGAACGTGTCGGTGACGCCAAAGTGCTTTGCGGACTGAGCGGCGGTGTTGACAGTTCTGTTGTGGCAGCAATGCTGTATGAAGCAATCGGTGATCAGCTTATTCCTGTGTTTGTAGATAACGGACTGTTACGCAAAGGTGAGAGAGAGCAGGTTGAAGAAGTTTTCAAAGTAAATCTCAAAGCGCCTCTTGTTACTGTGGATGCAGCGGATAACTTCTTAACAAAACTGGCAGGAGTGAGCGACCCTGAACAAAAACGCAAAATTATCGGGCATACTTTTATAGAAGAGTTTGAAAAAGAGGCGAAAAAACATGACGGTATTAAGTTTTTGGCACAGGGAACACTCTATCCGGATGTCATTGAATCTATCTCTGTCAACGGCCCCTCAGAAGTGATTAAATCTCACCATAATGTCGGCGGTCTTCCTGACTGGATGGATTTTGAACTGATTGAGCCGCTGCGTGAACTTTTTAAAGACGAAGTACGTAAAATCGGACTGGAACTGGGACTTCCGGAGAGTATGATTAACCGTCATCCTTTTCCCGGACCTGGTCTTGCTATTAGAATCATGGGGGATGTCAATGTTCCTGATTTGGATCTTTTACGCGAAGCAGATGTTATTTTGCTCGATGAACTCAAAGCAAGCGGATATTATGCAAAAACATGGCAGGCTTTTGCCGTGCTTTTAAATGTAAAATCAGTAGGGGTTATGGGTGACAACCGTACCTATGACAACACGGTATGTATCAGAGTTGTAGAAGCAGTTGATGGTATGACAGCAACATTCGCACATCTGCCGCATGACCTGCTTGAGAGAATTTCAAGAAGAATCATTAATGAGGTTGATGGAATAAACCGCGTAGTTTATGATATATCATCTAAGCCGCCCGCAACAATAGAGTGGGAATAA
- a CDS encoding uroporphyrinogen-III synthase produces MHNKPIYLFSVSSHPDAHHVNSLDITFFQPDIDFSKYDYLIITSKQASKALQQYEKKEYIKKQALCISKQSAKSFEDLGGQVLAVGKGYGDTLAEKIKQYPKETKWLYLRAELVASDFVLTCKEEGYCIDEKIVYASKCSEELLHVTVPQEAILIFTSPSSVECFLSRHSLLHTHKIIVIGKTTAKALPKNCSCILSDETTIESCMQIAHSLK; encoded by the coding sequence ATGCATAACAAGCCCATTTACCTTTTTTCTGTCTCTTCTCATCCTGATGCTCACCATGTAAACTCTTTGGATATTACTTTTTTTCAGCCTGATATTGATTTTTCCAAATATGATTATCTGATAATTACCTCAAAGCAGGCATCAAAAGCGTTGCAACAGTATGAGAAAAAAGAGTATATAAAGAAGCAGGCGCTGTGTATCTCAAAACAGAGTGCAAAAAGTTTTGAAGATTTAGGGGGTCAGGTCCTGGCTGTCGGTAAGGGGTACGGCGATACTCTTGCGGAAAAAATAAAACAATACCCAAAAGAGACAAAATGGCTTTATTTGCGTGCTGAACTTGTTGCTTCTGATTTTGTCCTTACATGTAAAGAAGAGGGATACTGTATAGATGAAAAAATTGTCTATGCAAGCAAGTGCAGTGAAGAGTTGTTACATGTAACAGTGCCGCAGGAGGCTATACTTATTTTCACCTCTCCTTCAAGTGTAGAGTGTTTTTTAAGCAGGCATTCTTTGCTGCACACACATAAAATAATCGTTATAGGCAAAACAACGGCAAAAGCACTGCCAAAAAACTGCTCCTGTATTCTCTCTGATGAGACAACTATTGAGAGTTGTATGCAAATAGCGCATTCCCTAAAATAA
- the purD gene encoding phosphoribosylamine--glycine ligase: MKILILGSGGREYSIARAIKNEEEEHELFFQPGNGATNNLGTNLDIKDYNDLAAFAKKNEIDLTIVGPEAPLVDGVVDIFKAQGLTIFGPGKEAAQLEGSKVYMKNFLAKYNIPTAKYIESDSIEELFRFTNTLQAPIVVKADGLCGGKGVIIAQSHDEAKKAISEMLSGKSFGDAGKKVIVEEFLDGYELSMFAVCDGKDYILLPAAQDHKRLLDGDKGPNTGGMGAYAPTPLVDETLYQKVRERIIRPTLEGMQQEGAPFEGVLFIGIMVVNGEPITLEFNVRFGDPECEILMPLMTSSVSDMFYKAATNRLGEIKVEFSDQYAVGVVMASENYPYGPSTPAEIILDDVKHKEIEENTHISFAGVAMEDGKLYATGGRVLVCVGLGESIKEARDRAYMRCGQVHFAGKKLRTDIAYQAL, encoded by the coding sequence ATGAAAATATTGATCTTGGGGAGCGGTGGACGAGAATACTCTATTGCCCGTGCTATAAAAAATGAAGAAGAGGAACATGAACTTTTTTTTCAGCCTGGAAACGGTGCAACAAACAATCTGGGAACAAACCTCGATATCAAAGATTACAATGATTTGGCAGCATTTGCAAAAAAAAATGAGATTGATTTGACTATAGTAGGTCCTGAAGCGCCTCTGGTGGATGGTGTTGTTGACATATTTAAAGCACAGGGACTGACAATTTTCGGACCGGGTAAAGAGGCTGCTCAGCTTGAAGGCTCAAAAGTCTACATGAAAAACTTTTTGGCAAAATACAATATTCCTACAGCAAAATATATAGAGAGTGATTCGATAGAAGAGCTGTTTAGGTTTACAAACACCCTGCAGGCACCTATCGTTGTAAAAGCAGATGGTCTGTGTGGCGGAAAGGGTGTTATCATCGCACAATCCCATGATGAGGCAAAAAAAGCAATTTCTGAAATGCTCAGCGGAAAAAGTTTCGGTGATGCGGGTAAAAAAGTAATCGTGGAAGAGTTTTTAGACGGATATGAACTTTCTATGTTTGCAGTATGTGACGGGAAAGATTATATCTTGCTTCCGGCTGCACAGGATCACAAACGCCTGCTTGACGGTGACAAAGGTCCAAATACAGGAGGAATGGGTGCCTATGCCCCGACTCCGCTTGTAGATGAAACACTGTACCAAAAAGTACGAGAGCGTATTATCCGCCCTACACTTGAGGGTATGCAACAAGAGGGTGCACCTTTTGAGGGTGTACTTTTTATCGGTATTATGGTGGTAAACGGTGAGCCGATTACTCTGGAATTTAATGTACGTTTTGGAGATCCTGAATGTGAAATTCTTATGCCGTTAATGACTTCAAGCGTATCTGACATGTTTTACAAAGCGGCAACAAACCGTTTGGGCGAAATCAAAGTAGAATTTTCAGACCAGTATGCTGTCGGTGTGGTTATGGCGAGTGAAAACTATCCGTACGGACCATCAACGCCTGCTGAAATTATTTTAGATGATGTCAAGCATAAAGAAATAGAAGAAAATACACATATATCTTTTGCCGGTGTTGCAATGGAAGACGGGAAGCTCTACGCAACGGGTGGACGTGTTTTGGTATGTGTCGGTTTGGGTGAGAGTATCAAAGAGGCACGTGACAGAGCCTATATGAGATGTGGACAGGTTCATTTTGCAGGAAAAAAACTTCGTACAGATATCGCCTACCAAGCTCTTTAG
- a CDS encoding RDD family protein: MNEEIEKLLNREHLQLASVKKRAMAFFIDEMLLSFLLIIAMSDSFANAQTVEDIIILTNTYVLQYIAMKIVYQTFFVMQYGATLGKLAMKIKVIDVRTLDNPNFAAALNRAVFRIISEMIFYLGFLWGMFDPQRQAWHDKTAKTLVIDA, from the coding sequence TTGAATGAAGAGATTGAAAAACTTCTCAACCGAGAACATTTACAGCTCGCCTCTGTTAAAAAAAGGGCAATGGCATTTTTTATAGATGAAATGCTGCTCTCTTTTTTACTTATTATCGCGATGTCTGATTCATTTGCCAATGCGCAGACGGTTGAAGATATTATTATACTGACAAATACCTATGTATTGCAGTATATTGCGATGAAAATAGTCTATCAGACTTTTTTTGTAATGCAGTACGGGGCTACTTTAGGGAAGCTGGCAATGAAAATAAAAGTTATTGATGTACGTACACTGGACAATCCGAACTTTGCAGCAGCACTCAACAGGGCAGTTTTCAGAATTATAAGTGAAATGATTTTTTATCTTGGTTTTTTATGGGGAATGTTTGATCCGCAGCGCCAGGCATGGCATGATAAAACCGCAAAAACTTTGGTGATAGATGCTTAA
- a CDS encoding LPS-assembly protein LptD, with translation MLKYFLFFLLACMGILIADDKIEIYASSVKSKNNIVYADGGVSVVYKDYFLTAQRAVYNQKTQDLELFGKVRLNHNKKYKILGKYAKLNLAKKERYFKPLYLLENKSDVWISANEGESKGVLLDITSGSVSGCDPVDPLWTMEFSSSEYNTDSKWINLYNARLYIYDIPVFYTPYFGYSLDTTRRTGLLKPSFGISSTEGFYYEQPIYIAEQNWWDLEINPQIRTTRGKGLYTTFRFVDSAVSHGEFKAGYFKENEEYYLKYNLQNQSHYGFNFKYDNTNPLNQWLGLNLPGQSGIYADINHMNDVDYINLAQNNNALQQATATQVLSRVNLFYNTNDNYIGAYFKYYEDLTLQTNDNTLQKLPTVQYHHYVDTFLKDHLLYSFDVQSNNIQRIINKKVIQTDVNLPVTLQAPLFSEYVNLSYKANLYLQHSQFSGHEQNPIPGFEYHDGFYASNYNTVTVSTQLTKAYANFSHVVGFDVSYNAKGWSKKDGFYQDNMDYCSDFTNKADPNFAQRCEFYNIATIQNDTQLNFQQYFYDSTAQEIIYHRLSQNISYENTKERYGDLENELDYKITSFLSYYNNMFYNYKEKKFSKILNQVSFNRNGVKIALSHLYKNTFLPKTATYTPYTSYLTSNVKYTYNKHYSYNTSYNYDLESKERKSFSFGFLYTKRCWDFGVQYTENNRPVLTTVGSTSSSVYDRFIYLTIVLKPLMKANAGSSFLSYKLPDDTK, from the coding sequence ATGCTTAAATATTTTCTTTTTTTCCTTCTCGCCTGTATGGGTATTCTGATTGCAGATGACAAGATTGAAATATATGCATCCTCTGTTAAATCAAAAAACAATATTGTGTATGCGGACGGAGGAGTCAGTGTTGTTTACAAAGATTATTTTTTAACTGCTCAAAGAGCGGTGTATAACCAAAAGACGCAAGATTTGGAACTCTTTGGGAAGGTACGGCTCAACCATAACAAAAAGTACAAGATACTCGGAAAATATGCAAAACTCAATTTGGCAAAAAAAGAGCGGTATTTTAAACCGCTTTATCTGCTTGAGAACAAATCTGATGTCTGGATCAGTGCAAATGAAGGTGAATCAAAAGGAGTGCTGCTGGATATCACTTCAGGTTCAGTCAGTGGATGTGATCCTGTAGACCCTTTATGGACAATGGAGTTTTCTTCATCGGAATACAATACAGATTCCAAATGGATTAATTTATACAATGCACGGCTTTATATTTACGATATACCGGTATTTTATACACCCTATTTTGGCTACTCTCTTGATACGACACGGCGTACCGGTCTTTTGAAGCCGTCTTTTGGAATATCCTCAACCGAAGGGTTTTATTATGAACAGCCGATTTACATTGCCGAACAAAACTGGTGGGATTTAGAAATCAATCCACAGATCAGAACCACAAGAGGAAAAGGACTTTATACTACTTTCAGATTTGTGGATTCTGCTGTTTCACACGGAGAATTCAAAGCAGGATATTTTAAAGAAAACGAGGAGTATTATTTAAAATATAATCTGCAAAATCAATCCCATTACGGATTTAATTTTAAGTATGACAATACAAATCCTCTGAATCAATGGCTTGGACTGAACTTGCCAGGACAGTCCGGAATATATGCAGATATTAACCATATGAATGATGTTGACTACATTAACCTTGCACAAAACAACAATGCACTGCAGCAGGCAACTGCAACACAGGTACTTTCACGAGTAAACCTTTTTTATAATACAAATGACAACTATATAGGTGCCTATTTTAAATATTATGAAGATTTGACACTCCAGACAAATGACAATACACTGCAAAAACTCCCAACTGTTCAATACCATCATTATGTAGATACTTTTTTGAAAGATCATTTGCTGTACTCCTTTGATGTGCAGAGTAATAATATTCAAAGAATCATAAACAAAAAAGTAATTCAAACAGATGTAAATCTGCCTGTAACACTTCAGGCGCCATTGTTTAGTGAATATGTCAATCTTTCATACAAGGCAAATCTGTATCTGCAACATTCTCAATTTAGCGGGCATGAACAAAATCCAATTCCGGGTTTTGAATATCATGACGGCTTTTATGCAAGCAACTACAATACTGTTACTGTTTCAACACAGTTAACAAAGGCATATGCAAATTTTAGTCATGTTGTAGGCTTTGACGTGAGTTATAATGCGAAAGGCTGGAGTAAGAAAGACGGTTTTTATCAGGACAATATGGACTACTGTTCAGATTTTACAAATAAGGCAGATCCAAATTTTGCACAAAGATGTGAGTTTTATAATATAGCAACAATTCAAAATGATACACAGCTAAACTTTCAGCAATATTTTTATGACAGTACCGCACAGGAGATTATCTATCACAGACTTTCCCAAAACATCTCTTACGAAAATACAAAAGAACGCTATGGTGACCTGGAAAATGAGCTTGACTATAAGATAACGAGTTTTTTGTCCTATTACAATAACATGTTTTATAATTATAAGGAAAAAAAGTTTTCAAAGATTTTGAATCAGGTGTCATTCAACAGGAATGGCGTGAAAATTGCACTCTCACATCTCTATAAAAATACCTTTTTACCAAAAACAGCCACTTATACGCCCTATACAAGTTATCTCACATCAAATGTAAAATATACTTACAACAAACACTATTCTTACAATACAAGCTATAATTATGATTTAGAATCAAAAGAGAGAAAAAGTTTTTCTTTCGGATTTTTGTACACAAAGCGATGTTGGGATTTTGGAGTGCAGTATACCGAAAACAACAGACCTGTCTTGACTACAGTCGGGAGTACAAGTTCCTCTGTGTATGACAGGTTTATATACTTGACTATTGTATTAAAACCGTTAATGAAAGCAAATGCCGGCAGCTCTTTTTTATCGTATAAATTGCCGGATGATACAAAATAG